From Oreochromis niloticus isolate F11D_XX linkage group LG14, O_niloticus_UMD_NMBU, whole genome shotgun sequence, one genomic window encodes:
- the six5 gene encoding homeobox protein SIX5, with product MLRISLCIGLFDNQKQPLLLSLRCLCGLKNKGAWPPLFIGHARGLEDGREDGAAEGGSEEEEEEELRVEKKVKVKMASLSLESTEQSENSTGEPAGSETKEEKDPLQISEQLLQSFQKSALSFSTDQVSCLCEALLQAGNVDRLWRFLSTIPPSSELLRGNETLLKAQALVAFHREEFKELYAILESHNFHPSNHGFLQDLYLKARYKEAERSRGRSLGAVDKYRLRKKFPLPKTIWDGEETVYCFKEKSRNALKECYKSNRYPTPDEKKNLAKVTGLSLTQVSNWFKNRRQRDRTPSGTHSKSESDGNHSTEDEASAMDDTPDKPDEAAGSTASIISVSAVPSSTGGQLILNGSSGFLTASLLNGNSLISSSGAGVIINGINLGDCQTVTLSPVGTSSPLILNGAQVITKSGVGVQQPQQAVSGVEQEVSEMEAKPSGVPAVVLNTNATPVSNPIISLPLQTKAESESAMGFISVSESEGSSQTVSSSSSSSSPTSLSSLVLTQNHQRQESLPLPASLSSAGLLISSSAGEQGEYSVSATAPSTSLNPPSSVISSSNSTPQVFSLPQVVPSIQGIPVSHLVQHSSGAQVSQCPQLVPVSPLASPTPQFQSPQTLNTGNRLAQQQQEASAAMSEGTTTIVSISPLNNSQLPQHVMQQLGEQTTNCTPSKIQTPQVISISSPTQVVPVPQAKGGTPAQLVPLSVPQLVPVSSIQTSSTISFPQVVPASPSISIPSARVPLQILTSAPAAGGVPQAPLRLNQLRPIQSVAPPASTAPTVQLLNSGIIQLPSTPPGNLLLGGSPYLSVQQGKLILTIPAGIQLTSLPLKPVPDASTISTNGVIPVLNPSTLPVASQPSTPTPSSLATSSPLNFINSSPPYCAQETPIQTSQAHAIPSPHPLDPTATPTTQNALTPESMLTLSPMYTGVTPNSQMPQPVWSPVPLSTSASLTLFDVRTKGDLPVDPALLGLPGGESLLLGSPSPEQDVEASSPLGNPEEIDGESKILTQLQSVPVDDELGL from the exons atgcTCCGTATCAGTCTTTGCATCGGATTATTTGATAATCAGAAGCAACCGCTCTTGCTTTCCCTCCGATGTCTGTGCGGCTTGAAGAACAAAGGGGCGTGGCCGCCGCTGTTCATCGGGCACGCTCGCGGTTTGGAGGATGGGAGAGAGGACGGCGCTGCAGAGGGAGggagcgaggaggaggaggaggaggaactacgggtggaaaaaaaagttaaagtgaaAATGGCTTCCTTGTCTTTGGAGTCCACAGAACAATCTGAGAACAGCACAGGGGAGCCAGCGGGATCGGAGACCAAAGAAGAGAAAGATCCACTCCAAATTTCGGAACAATTGCTCCAAAGTTTCCAAAAGTCGGCGCTGAGTTTTTCCACTGACCAGGTCTCATGTCTGTGCGAGGCCCTTCTGCAGGCGGGCAATGTGGATCGCCTGTGGAGATTTCTCTCCACTATACCTCCTTCGTCCGAGCTGCTACGTGGCAACGAGACCCTGCTAAAGGCCCAGGCACTGGTGGCTTTCCACCGGGAGGAATTCAAGGAGCTGTACGCCATCCTGGAAAGCCACAACTTCCACCCGTCTAACCACGGGTTCCTGCAGGACCTGTACCTCAAAGCCCGCTACAAGGAGGCGGAGAGGTCCCGGGGCCGTAGCCTGGGCGCAGTGGACAAGTACCGGCTCAGAAAGAAGTTCCCCCTACCCAAAACCATCTGGGACGGAGAGGAGACAGTGTACTGCTTCAAAGAGAAGTCCCGCAATGCCCTGAAAGAGTGCTACAAGAGCAACAGGTATCCCACTCCGGACGAGAAGAAAAACCTGGCCAAAGTCACCGGGCTGTCCCTCACGCAGGTCAGCAACTGGTTCAAGAATCGCAGGCAGAGGGACAGGACCCCGTCCGGGACCCACAGCAAAAG TGAGTCCGATGGGAACCACAGCACTGAGGATGAGGCGAGCGCGATGGACGACACTCCCGACAAACCAGACGAGGCTGCCGGCTCCACAGCTTCCATCATCTCTGTCTCTGCGGTCCCGTCCAGCACCGGAGGCCAGCTCATCCTCAACGGGTCCAGCGGCTTCCTCACTGCCTCTTTGCTCAATGGCAACTCCCTGATCTCCAGCAGTGGTGCTGGGGTTATAATTAATGGGATAAATTTAGGTGATTGCCAGACCGTCACACTGAGTCCTGTTGGAACCAGCTCTCCTTTAATACTGAACGGGGCTCAAGTAATAACCAAATCTGGGGTTGGTGTGCAGCAGCCACAGCAAGCTGTTTCTGGGGTGGAGCAGGAAGTTTCAGAAATGGAGGCCAAGCCGAGCGGCGTTCCAGCAGTTGTTCTTAACACTAACGCCACGCCTGTCTCGAACCCCATCATTTCTCTTCCCCTGCAAACCAAGGCCGAGAGTGAAAGTGCAATGGGCTTCATCAGTGTTTCTGAATCAGAGGGCAGCAGCCAAACGGTAtcatcctcttcttcctcttcctcaccaACCAGCCTCTCTTCACTAGTCTTAACACAAAACCACCAACGCCAGGAGTCCCTCCCCCTGCCAGCGTCTCTGTCATCTGCAGGCTTGCTTATCTCCAGTTCTGCAGGGGAGCAAGGGGAGTATAGCGTCTCTGCTACTGCTCCCTCTACCAGCCTCAACCCTCCTAGCTCTGTGATTTCCTCCAGCAACTCCACCCCTCAGGTTTTCTCTCTGCCCCAGGTTGTGCCTTCCATCCAGGGTATACCAGTATCCCACCTGGTTCAGCACTCTTCAGGAGCCCAGGTGTCCCAGTGCCCTCAGCTGGTCCCAGTATCCCCCCTCGCCTCGCCAACGCCTCAGTTTCAAAGCCCCCAGACTctgaacacaggaaacagactgGCACAGCAGCAACAGGAAGCCTCGGCAGCTATGTCTGAAGGTACCACAACCATAGTTTCCATCTCACCGCTCAACAACAGCCAGCTCCCCCAGCATGTGATGCAACAACTGGGGGAGCAGACCACAAACTGTACACCCAGCAAAATCCAGACACCGCAGGTTATTTCCATCTCTTCCCCTACACAAGTCGTCCCAGTCCCCCAGGCCAAAGGTGGCACACCGGCACAGCTCGTCCCGCTCTCTGTGCCCCAGCTGGTACCAGTCTCCTCCATCCAAACTTCCTCCACCATCTCTTTCCCACAGGTGGTACCTGCCAGTCCTTCTATCTCCATCCCTTCTGCCCGAGTGCCGTTACAGATCCTCACTTCAGCTCCTGCAGCTGGAGGGGTCCCACAGGCTCCTCTCAGGTTAAACCAGCTGAGGCCCATTCAGAGCGTAGCTCCTCCAGCCAGCACGGCCCCTACGGTGCAGCTCCTAAACTCCGGCATCATTCAGCTACCCTCTACCCCTCCag GTAACCTTCTCCTCGGTGGAAGCCCCTACCTGAGTGTCCAGCAAGGCAAACTGATTCTGACCATCCCAGCAGGCATTCAGCTCACCAGTTTGCCGCTGAAACCAGTCCCTGACGCTTCCACCATCTCTACAAACGGAGTGATCCCAGTTCTTAACCCTTCTACCCTTCCCGTAGCCTCACAGCCTTCAACACCAACGCCCAGCAGCCTCGCCACATCATCTCCCCTGAACTTCATCAACTCATCTCCACCATACTGTGCTCAAGAGACTCCCATCCAAACCAGCCAAGCGCACGCCATCCCCTCTCCTCACCCGCTGGACCCAACGGCCACCCCGACAACGCAGAATGCTCTGACTCCAGAAAGCATGCTCACCCTCAGCCCCATGTACACTGGAGTGACGCCAAATAGCCAAATGCCCCAGCCAGTGTGGAGCCCAGTGCCCCTCTCCACTTCAGCCAGTTTAACTCTGTTTGACGTCCGCACCAAGGGGGACCTACCTGTGGACCCAGCCTTGTTGGGTCTACCTGGTGGGGAGTCACTGCTCCTGGGCAGCCCCTCTCCAGAGCAGGATGTGGAAGCCAGCTCGCCACTGGGGAATCCAGAGGAGATCGATGGAGAATCAAAAATCCTTACTCAGCTTCAGTCTGTCCCTGTGGATGACGAGCTGGGCTTATAG
- the tbcb gene encoding tubulin-folding cofactor B, which produces MDSGVTVITNPTVNVRLTSTLSSFEVQRRFNRGISIAELKGKLEMIVGAPASCMDLELFSISDKFLQKMDENEALLGSYPVDDDCRIHVVDRSGGQMGEFTDVSKVEKFELPDDAYDKRTDTARSFMKKQRVGRFNEEEMAKKKAENAAREEEQKAAADAIAVGGRCKVQVPGQPTKLGTVMYVGTTDFKPGYWVGVKYDEPLGKHNGTVEGKQYFECENKYGAFVKPLSVTVGDFPEEDYGLDEI; this is translated from the exons ATGGACAGCGGAGTGACAGTAATAACCAATCCCACGGTGAATGTGCGCTTAACAAGCACCCTCTCCTCCTTCGAGGTGCAGCGCAGGTTCAACAGAGGGATCAGTATAGCAGAACTAAAG GGAAAGTTGGAGATGATTGTGGGTGCACCGGCCTCCTGCATGGACCTGGAGTTATTCAGCATCTCTGACAAGTTCCTGCAAAAAATGGATGAGAATGAAGCTCTGCTAGGATCGTATCCTGTGGATGACGACTGCAGAATACAC GTTGTTGATAGAAGTGGTGGGCAGATGGGCGAATTCACTGATGTTTCCAAAGTGGAGAAATTTGAGCTCCCAGATGATGCTTATGATAAGAGAACAG ACACAGCCAGGTCATTTATGAAGAAGCAACGTGTGGGTCGCTTCAATGAGGAAGAAATGGCCAAGAAGAAGGCGGAGAATGCTGCAcgggaagaggagcagaaggcTGCTGCCGATGCCATTGCAGTTGGCGGCCGCTGCAAAGTGCAGGTCCCCGGTCAGCCCACGAAGCTTGGCACAGTCATGTATGTTG GAACAACAGATTTCAAGCCGGGCTACTGGGTGGGTGTGAAGTATGATGAACCACTGGGCAAACACAATGGAAC TGTTGAAGGGAAGCAGTACTTTGAGTGCGAGAACAAATACGGTGCGTTTGTGAAGCCCCTGAGTGTGACTGTGGGGGATTTCCCTGAGGAGGACTACGGTTTAGACGAGATCTAG
- the clptm1 gene encoding putative lipid scramblase CLPTM1, with amino-acid sequence MATQESGATKATVSNGEVSSNGTAATTDGQTVQTAGNAQDPQQQQQQQQPPNAWQVIKGVLFRIFIIWAISSWFRRGPSTPDPSTPAGAPRVPSRNLFPKDTLMDLYVYVSQEEVFSDFNNTDALFWFHRDLVYGDWTTGEDGDGCYQHYKEMDIPEKIQQNGSLYIHIYFTKSGFHPDPKRKGQYRRLATVHATRMLNKYKRRKFLKTKNLLTGETEADPEMIKRAESHGPVEIISHWHPNLTINMVDDHTAWVKGSVPPPLDQYVKFDAVSGDYYPIVYFNDYWNLQKDYYPINETLKSLPLRLSYCPLSLWRWQLYAAQNARSPWNFLPEDTYEQSDEDQDSVKVALLETNPYLLGLTIVVSIVHSIFEFLAFKNDIQFWNSRQSLEGLSVRSIIFGVFQSLVVLLYILDNETNFVVQVSVFIGLLIDLWKITKVMDVKLDRENKFAGVFPRLVFKDKSTYVESSTKIYDDMAFKYLSWLLYPLFGCYAVYSLLYVEHKGWYSWVLSMLYGFLLTFGFITMTPQLFINYKMKSVAHLPWRMLTYKALNTFIDDLFAFVIKMPMMYRIGCLRDDVVFFIYLYQRWIYRVDPNRVNEFGTSGVDHAQNNTAAPAPDAASAAITDKPEGEKKND; translated from the exons ATGGCGACGCAGGAGAGCGGAGCAACTAAAGCTACCGTGAGCAACGGCGAG GTGAGCAGCAATGGGACTGCTGCAACAACAGATGGCCAGACTGTGCAGACAGCTGGAAATGCACAGGAccctcaacagcaacagcagcaacagcaaccTCCTAATGCATGGCAGGTCATTAAAGGAGTTCTCTTCAG AATCTTCATAATCTGGGCGATCAGTAGCTGGTTCCGCCGAGGGCCATCCACTCCTGACCCCAGCACACCAGCCGGTGCCCCCAGGGTACCCAGCAGGAACCTCTTCCCTAAAGACACCCTCATG gATCTGTACGTGTACGTGTCCCAGGAGGAGGTCTTCTCTGACTTCAACAACACAGATGCCCTGTTCTGGTTCCACAGGGATCTGGTCTATGGAGATTGGACCACAGGGGAAGATGGTGATGGCTGCTACCAGCACTATAAGGAGATGGATATCCCAGAA AAAATACAGCAGAACGGCTCACTTTACATACACATCTACTTCACTAAAAGTGGATTCCACCCAGACCCCAAACGAAAGGGGCAGTATCGCAGATTGGCAACAGTTCACGCAACCAGAA TGCTGAATAAATATAAGCGAAGAAAGTTTCTGAAGACCAAGAATCTGCTCACAGGAGAGACAGAAGCAGACCCCGAGATGATCAAG CGAGCAGAGAGCCACGGTCCAGTGGAGATTATCTCACATTGGCACCCCAACCTCACTATCAATATGGTGGATGACCACACAGCCTGGGTGAAGGGCTCTGTTCCACCTCCTCTAGACCAGT ATGTTAAGTTTGATGCAGTCAGTGGCGATTACTATCCCATTGTATACTTCAATGACTACTGGAACCTTCAGAAGGACTACTATCCCATCAACGAGACCCTAAAAAGCCTCCCGCTCCGCCTCAGTTACTGCCCGCTGTCCTTGTGGCGCTGGCAGCTGTATGCAGCCCAGAACGCTCGCTCACCCTGGAATTTCCTTCCTGAGGACACCTACGAGCAATCCGATGAAGACCAAGACTCAGTCAAG GTGGCCCTCCTGGAAACCAATCCATACCTGCTGGGACTCACCATCGTTGTCTCCATTGTGCACAGCATCTTTGAGTTTCTCGCCTTCAAGAATG ATATCCAGTTTTGGAACAGCAGACAGTCTCTAGAAGGTTTATCTGTGCGCTCCATCATATTTGGAGTATTTCAGTCTCTAGTGGTGCTGCTGTACATTCTGGACAACGAAACCAACTTTGTGGTGCAGGTCAGCGTCTTCATTGGCCTTCTCATTGACCTGTGGAAAATCACCAAGGTCATGGACGTCAAA TTGGACAGAGAGAACAAATTCGCAGGAGTGTTCCCAAGATTGGTATTCAAAGATAAGTCGACGTATGTGGAGTCTTCAACCAAAATCTATGATGAT ATGGCCTTCAAGTACTTGTCATGGCTGCTCTACCCTCTGTTTGGCTGCTATGCGGTCTACAGTTTATTGTACGTAGAGCACAAAGGCTGGTACTCATGGGTACTCAGCATGCTCTATGGCTTCTTGTTAACCTTTG gTTTTATTACAATGACGCCACAGCTTTTCATCAACTATAAAATGAAGTCTGTAGCTCACCTCCCATGGAGGATGCTCACCTACAAGGCTCTCAATACCTTTATTGATGACCTTTTTGCCTTCGTCATCAAGATGCCAATGATGTACAGGATAGGATGCCTCAGAGATG ATGTGGTGTTCTTCATCTACCTTTACCAACGCTGGATCTATCGAGTCGATCCCAACAGGGTCAACGAGTTCGGTACCAGCGGAGTAGACCACGCCCAGAACAACACAGCAGCCCCTGCGCCAGATGCCGCTTCCGCTGCAATCACAGACAAACCAGAGGGGGAGAAGAAGAATGATTAA